One Drechmeria coniospora strain ARSEF 6962 chromosome 01, whole genome shotgun sequence genomic region harbors:
- a CDS encoding hypothetical protein (related to aspartic-type signal peptidase), with amino-acid sequence MWSWSLSFAAIALLSNGNTDVSALATPSNVDSSDNNQVGFANAVQGDGFLSIPVNAVPRPRPGRGSKAKRSNAYEDLLQNKDYFYATDGEWQRRPRASGRSGALTSGDAVNIGSPPQKVTILVDTGSSELWVNPSCSSAPTQSQYRECISFGKYEPADSNTPPIGPFGYQDIKYGDAADSSTHTSVAIRYYADTVALGGAVVKNQTFGVVTKSEGQSQGILGLGPHIKFGFDSDQPYTLLLNNMAKQGVIGSRVYSLDLRSSAVDSGAVIYGGVDKNKFVGKLEKRPIIRGANQDYRLAVELTTVGLTLDSPRNFEVRGDEANVLIDSGSTVSRLRAEVAMPILMALNGKDDGQGYFQVSCDLREKAGSIDFGFGSKTLRVPLRDFVTDLTGNGETCYVGLVVTKDQQILGDSVLRAGYFVIDWDSRAVHIAQAANCGGSDIVAVAKYSDTLQTVAGNCKLDSVNFSGGPDNQPTADSPATSCSAANGNCKPAAAPTTTAKAKATPSGNADGTTGAGVRTDAMSSLLVAAGLLSVLYSAL; translated from the exons ATGTGGTCGTGGTCACTCAGCTTCGCGGCCATCGCCCTTCTTTCGAACGGAAACACCGACGTTTCCGCCCTTGCCACGCCTAGCAATGTCGACTCTTCCGACAACAACCAAGTTGGCTTTGCCAACGCCGTCCAGGGTGACGGCTTCCTCTCGATCCCGGTCAACGCCGTTCCTCGTCCACGGCCTGGACGAGGATCGAAAGCCAAGCGGTCCAATGCCTACGAGGACTTGCTGCAGAACAAGGACTACTTCTACGCAACCGATGGTGAGTGGCAAAGGCGCCCGCGTGCGAGCGGACGGAGTGGAGCGCTGACGAGTGGCGACGCAGTGAACATTGGCAGCCCGCCCCAAAAAgtcaccatcctcgtcgacacgggCTCCAGCGAGCTCTGGGTCAACCccagctgctcgtcggcgccgacgcagtCGCAGTACAGGGAGTGCATCAGCTTCGGCAAGTACGAACCCGCCGACTCGAACACGCCGCCGATCGGGCCCTTTGGGTACCAGGACATCAAATACGGTGACGCGGCCGACTCGTCGACGCACACGTCGGTCGCCATCCGATACTACGCCGACACGGTGGCGCTCGGCGGTGCCGTGGTCAAGAACCAGACCTTTGGCGTCGTCACCAAGAGCGAGGGCCAGTCCCagggcatcctcggcctcggaccCCACATCAAGTTCGGCTTCGACTCGGATCAGCCGTACACGCTGCTGCTCAACAACATGGCCAAGCAGGGCGTCATCGGGAGCCGCGTCTACTCCCTCGACCTGCGCAGCTCCGCCGTCGATTCCGGCGCCGTCATctacggcggcgtcgacaagaACAAGTTCGTCGGGAAGCTGGAGAAGCGACCCATCATCCGCGGTGCCAACCAGGATTaccggctcgccgtcgagctcacCACCGTCGGCCTGACCCTCGATTCGCCCAGGAACTTTGAGGtgcgcggcgacgaggcgaacGTCCTCATCGACTCGGGCTCCACCGTCTCGAGGTTGCGCGCCGAGGTCGCCATGCCAATCCTCATGGCCCTGAAtggcaaggacgacggccagggcTACTTCCAGGTCTCGTGCGACCTGAGGGAGAAGGCCGGCAGCATCgacttcggcttcggctccaAGACGCTCCGCGTCCCGCTCCGGGATTTCGTCACGGACTTGACGGGCAACGGCGAAACCTGCTACGTCGGCTTGGTCGTGACCAAGGACCAGCAGATCCTCGGCGACTCGGTCCTGCGCGCCGGATACTTTGTCATCGACTGGGACAGCCGCGCCGTGCACATCGCCCAGGCGGCCAACTGTGGAGGCAGCGACATTGTAGCCGTCGCCAAGTACTCCGACACCCTGCAGACCGTTGCCGGGAACTGCAAGCTGGACTCTGTCAACTTCTCTGGCGGGCCCGAT AACCAACCGACTGCCGATTCCCCCGCAACCTCATGCTCAGCTGCCAACGGCAACTGCAAGCCGGCTgccgcgccgacgacgacggcgaaggcgaaggcgaccCCGTCCGGAAATGCCGACGGAACGACAGGCGCCGGTGTGCGAACCGACGCCATGAGCAGCCTtctcgtcgctgccggcctGCTGTCTGTGCTGTATAGTGCACTATGA
- a CDS encoding AMP-binding enzyme encodes MVFLPPARLPQLPDLPDTVTVDKFINTESHGRRPFSSSRAPYTCGLTGASHDASHVASRVDHLARAIGKRLGLSPNEGTAWDRVVCLYSLNTIDYIPLTHAIHRLSGVVTPASAAYSSQELQHQLHSSGAKALFTCLPLLENALPAAEGAGIPRDRIFLLPVPEVPNKGSFVTVDDLVAEGRHLPRVAPLHWTKGQGARQPAYLCYSSGTSGLPKAVMISHRNVIANVVQICTSDSVSRDELGIATQTTLGVLPFSHIYGLVLVGLVGQYRGDQIVVLPKFDLTAVLAAVQRFRIEQLSVVPPILIQIITNKHISAAYDLSSVRWVFSGAAPLGAEVIDDLLKLYPAWRLGQGYGNLETDTLFGSSGSLIPGTIAKIIDADGREVTELETRGELVVQSPSVVLGYLNNERANAETFIWDEDGRWLRTGDEVLVRKSPQGHEHFVVTDRIKELIKVKGHQVAPAELEAHLLAHPFVSDCTVIPVQDDRAGEVPKAFIVKAKDASDKPDDHVAAAVCKHVEDHKSRHKWLKGGVEFIDAVPKSPSGKILRRLLRDKEAQARKQKGPKL; translated from the exons ATGGTCTTCCTGCCGCCAGCCCGTCTCCCGCAGTTGCCCG ACCTCCCCGACACGGTCACCGTGGACAAGTTTATCAACACGGAAAGCCACGGTCGCCGAcctttctcctcctcccgcgCTCCCTACACCTGCGGCCTCACCGGCGCCTCGCACGACGCATCCCATGTTGCGTCCCGCGTCGACCATCTCGCCCGGGCCATTGGCAAGCGCCTGGGCCTGAGCCCCAACGAGGGCACCGCCTGGGATCGCGTTGTCTGCTTGTACTCGCTCAACACG ATCGACTACATCCCCCTCACGCACGCCATCCACCGCCTCTCCGGCGTCGTCACCCCCGCGAGCGCCGCCTACTCGTCCCAGGAACTCCAGCACCAGCTGCACTCCTCGGGTGCCAAGGCTCTCTTCACATGCCTCCCCCTGCTCGAAAACGCGCtcccggccgccgagggcgccggcatACCCCGTGACCGCATCTTCCTTCTGCCCGTGCCCGAGGTCCCAAACAAGGGCTCCTTCGTCACGGTGGACGacctcgtggccgagggcAGACACCTTCCCCGAGTTGCTCCCCTGCACTGGACAAAGGGCCAGGGCGCGAGGCAGCCGGCTTACCTTTGCTACTCCAGCGGAACCTCGGGCTTGCCT AAAGCGGTCATGATCTCGCACCGAAACGTCATCGCCAACGTCGTCCAGATCTGCACCTCGGACTCTGTCTCgcgcgacgagctcggcatcgccaccCAGACGACCCTCGGCGTCTTGCCCTTCAGCCACATCtacggcctcgtcctcgtcggtcTCGTCGGACAGTACCGCGGCGACCAGATCGTCGTCCTGCCCAAGTTCGACCTCACGGCCGTCCTGGCGGCCGTGCAACGGTTCCGGATCGAGCAGCTCAGCGTCGTGCCCCCCATTCTCATCCAGATCATCACCAACAAGCACATCAGCGCGGCCTACGACCTGAGCAGCGTACGCTGGGTGTTTAGCGGCGCCGCACCGCTCGGGGCCGAGGTCATCGATGACTTGCTCAAGCTTTACCCCGCCTGGCGTCTCGGCCAAGGCTACGGCAA CTTGGAAACGGACACTCTTTTCGGCTCGTCCGGGTCGCTCATCCCCGGCACCATCGCCAAGatcatcgacgccgacggcagggaGGTGACGGAGCTCGAGACccgcggcgagctcgtcgtccagTCCCCCTCCGTTGTCCTGGGGTACCTCAACAACGAGAGGGCCAATGCGGAGACGTTCATCTGGGACGAAGACGGCCGCTGGCTCAggacgggcgacgaggtcctcgtccgcAAGTCGCCGCAGGGCCATGAGCACTTTGTCGTCACGGACCGGATCAAGGAGCTCATCAAAGTCAAG GGCCACCAAGTCGCgcccgccgagctcgaggcccaCCTGCTTGCCCACCCCTTCGTCTCCGATTGCACCGTCATTCCTGTGCAAGACGACCGGGCCGGTGAGGTGCCCAAGGCCTTCATTGTCAAGGCAAAGGATGCGAGCGACAAGCCTGACGatcacgtcgccgccgccgtgtgCAAGCATGTTGAAGACCACAAGTCACGCCACAAGTGGCTCAAAGGAGGTGTTGAGTTTATCGATGCCGTGCCAAAGAGTCCGAGCGGCAAGATCCTCCGCCGGCTGTTGAGGGACAAGGAAGCCCAGGCAAGGAAACAGAAGGGCCCTAAGCTATAG
- a CDS encoding ATP12 ATPase family protein, with protein MKPPTRIDLRLLPRALHGTVQPTRAIHSTIARAAQVAPVLGTGPPPEPPTEAVRSLNERIERRKRQAEMLKTAKVIRNAKDGKATTLRKRFWKDTSVQQVDGALQVFLDTRPLRHPDTKQIIRLPLSKPNLAAAIALEWDLLTSTKQATKQHLIPLTSLACRALDIADDDVAAPSGSASVKIRKQISTTLMRYLDTDSLLCWAPPAGKYDLRNEDGESLREAQKRVAEATVSLLTSHVWPGVTLEPVLDGHAIMPRKQANGVREVVQGWVEGLSPWEIAGLERATLAGKSLVAGARLVVEWSEGPVGLRRGYAEGKFGVEETSKAVNLEVDWQATQWGEVEDTHDVNNEDVRRQLGSVVLLVSGTGKS; from the exons ATGAAGCCGCCAACGCGAATAGACCTCCGGCTGCTACCGCGAGCCCTCCATGGCACCGTTCAACCTACTCGCGCCATTCACTCTACCATCGCGAGAGCAGCCCAGGTGGCCCCTGTCCTCGGCACAGGACCGCCTCCGGAGCCGCCAACGGAGGCCGTTCGAAGCCTCAACGAGAGAATTGAGCGACGCAAGCGACAGGCCGAGATGCTCAAGACGGCCAAAGTGATACGGAATGCCAAGGACGGaaaggcgacgacgctgaGGAAGAGATTCTGGAAGGATACCAGCGTCCAACAAGTTGATG GCGCACTACAAGTTTTCCTCGACACGCGACCGCTGCGACACCCCGATACCAAACAAATCATCCGACTCCCCCTCTCGAAGCCAAacctggccgccgccatcgcacTCGAGTGGGATCTCCTAACCTCGACGAAGCAGGCCACGAAGCAGCACCTCATCCCTCTCACGAGTCTTGCCTGCCGGGCCCTCGAcattgccgacgacgacgtggctGCACCATCGGGCTCAGCCAGCGTCAAGATTCGCAAGCAaatctcgacgacgctcaTGCGGTATCTCGACACCGACTCGCTGCTCTGctgggcgccgccggccgggaAGTACGACCTCCGCAACGAGGACGGAGAGTCGTTGCGAGAGGCCCAGAAGCGGGTGGCGGAGGCGACGGTGTCCCTATTGACAAGCCATGTCTGGCCGGGCGTCACGCTCGAACCGGTTCTGGACGGACACGCCATCATGCCCCGAAAGCAGGCCAACGGAGTGAGGGAGGTGGTGCAAGGTTGGGTCGAGGGCTTGAGCCCGTGGGAGATTGCCGGGCTCGAGAGAGCGACACTCGCCGGCAAGAGCCTCGTCGCTGGTGCGCGCCTCGTCGTGGAGTGGAGCGAGGGGCCTGTTGGTCTGCGCCGAGGGTACGCTGAGGGCAAGTttggcgtcgaggagacgtCCAAAGCTGTGAATCTCGAGGTGGACTGGCAAGCGACCCAGTGGGGCGAAGTCGAGGACACGCATGACGTGAACAACGAAGACGTCAGGAGGCAACTCGGCAGCGTTGTGCTGCTGGTGTCGGGAACCGGAAAATCGTAG